In Colletotrichum higginsianum IMI 349063 chromosome 3, whole genome shotgun sequence, a genomic segment contains:
- a CDS encoding Forms a complex with the other RRN protein RRN6 and RRN11 — translation MAPERELHKFPRGERCEFCGSRKWYLENGLRYCAKEGHQLEGYVEFDLGDEDFGQKGRVSRKEKQIKEHVKQVLTGQQARDLYLECLQLILRQQVLWLVTEKGHKPELETVVRDLWDLRICGAATVTHDDSASEGEPSLFSSQLDLAQDEQPHMPTKRAQSWAAESDNGWPAPRVMDTLGLCFLGCVLLRIPTRIGDLARWARVGSIPYTQAYRRLPREMRDRLPPWYTAPLKSAHLATFDQGELHASVLNLALSYHLNYSMVFPPLNDVLMTMQYARELGLPVETIAIARRIPPIADLAFRFPLEKTRVRLIHQPEILLVAILVLATIHCFPFEDSTCSARNENNFMMPRLDWEEWRRIMAPALSPESSRTTIDYTDVTASHIISMEPGELDEYFAHLSLLTDTQGEETMLTRYFPVDEQLPKQALSETLEAETVARLRTIQAQAASFNDPTEQPRQTEGSLRKGRYYSYKSEEDLPPVGREFFKLAAQLAGLSVPMLVRAVNMLEAHITFWQKEQLRVVNERRERSRSVMNLDSEIEQTTFTE, via the exons ATGGCACCGGAAAGGGAGCTTCACAAGTTTCCCCGGGGGGAACGTTGCGAGTTTTGTGGCTCACGAAAGTGGTACCTCGAGAACGGTCTGAGGTACTGTGCCAAGGAAGGCCATCAACTTGAG GGCTATGTGGAATTCGaccttggcgacgaggatTTCGGCCAGAAGGGCCGGGTATCTCGCAAAGAGAAACAGATCAAGGAGCACGTGAAACAGGTGCTCACTGGCCAACAGGCGCGGGATCTGTATCTCGAGTGCCTTCAGCTTATACTGAGACAACAAGTACTCTGGCTGGTCACGGAAAAGGGTCACAAACCCGAACTGGAAACGGTTGTTCGCGACCTTTGGGACCTTCGGATCTGCGGAGCTGCGACCGTTACTCACGATGATTCGGCCTCGGAGGGGGAGCCATCTCTCTTCAGCTCACAGCTTGACCTCGCGCAGGATGAACAGCCTCACATGCCGACTAAGAGGGCACAGAGCTGGGCAGCGGAAAGTGACAACGgatggccggcgccgcgtgTGATGGATACTCTGGGTCTCTGCTTCCTTGGTTGTGTTCTTCTCAGGATACCAACCCGGATCGGAGATCTTGCGAGGTGGGCGAGGGTAGGAAGCATCCCCTACACACAAGCT TATCGGCGGCTGCCTCGAGAAATGCGTGACAGATTACCTCCGTGGTATACCGCACCACTAAAGTCAGCACATCTGGCTACGTTCGACCAGGGCGAACTTCATGCCTCGGTCTTGAACCTTGCCCTGTCGTATCATCTCAATTACAGCATGGTCTTCCCCCCGCTTAACGACGTCTTGATGACGATGCAGTATGCTCGTGAACTTGGCTTGCCTG TTGAGACAATCGCCATTGCACGCAGAATACCGCCGATTGCCGACCTGGCCTTTCGCTTCCCGCTTGAAAAGACCCGAGTCCGTCTCATACACCAGCCGGAGATTCTCCTCGTTGCCATTCTCGTTCTCGCAACTATTCACTGTTTCCCTTTCGAAGACTCCACGTGTTCCGCTCGAAATGAGAACAACTTCATGATGCCAAGACTCGACTGGGAAGAGTGGAGAAGAATCATGGCGCCAGCTTTAAGTCCAGAATCGTCTCGGACGACCATCGACTACACAGATGTTACGGCATCACATATAATATCCATGGAGCCGGGTGAGCTCGATGAGTATTTTGCACACTTATCCCTGCTCACTGATACGCAAG GTGAGGAAACGATGCTCACGAGATACTTTCCTGTCGATGAGCAGCTTCCCAAGCAAGCGTTATCCGAGACCCTCGAAGCTGAGACGGTCGCACGTTTGCGCACCATCCAAGCACAAGCCGCATCGTTCAATGACCCAACCGAACAACCGAGGCAGACAGAGGGGAGTCTACGAAAGGGCAGATACTACTCTTACAAATCGGAAGAAGACTTGCCGCCAGTAGGCAGAGAATTTTTCAAGCTTGCAGCTCAACTTGCAGGGCTGTCAGTTCCCATGTTAGTACGAGCAGTCAACATGCTCGAGGCGCACATCACGTTCTGGCAAAAGGAGCAACTCCGTGTGGTAAACGAACGCCGTGAGAGATCTCGATCGGTCATGAATCTGGACTCGGAGATTGAACAAACTACATTTACCGAATGA